One Hemibagrus wyckioides isolate EC202008001 linkage group LG07, SWU_Hwy_1.0, whole genome shotgun sequence DNA segment encodes these proteins:
- the samd7 gene encoding sterile alpha motif domain-containing protein 7 produces the protein MTPRDQLRKMTALGEQDDKHWYRLMNSISVGELRQRQEMMMRNPMALNSQVLSQTQQRLQLEPRFIDRELVPPHDMVSSSESRPLAPPLPPHSAVLAGRAFSSAGGYSFLPPDSMETVARRQEILHKQNIARMEMNAILQQKELENQQKTLLSNMENPLVYQHLTHPGPAVFRGRHRLHDNHDVFDLHANGFLMSGPYPPIGALQRERGRRPGRRATNQKFSDSGVAFQPERNQAEEKNVDESPGGASGEEKEQEAEGRVETSSEANANAKHQPAKVELTGRKGYRNGEQNKVCVSAQTGCTHTDTANISVANGDKDMDKFLFPPTTPLSAFSYVFPLGGNTLLPPAHANVFLNPDEISAVEDLRKWTVDDVYNFISNIPSCSEHAQMFKDHMIDGETLPLLTEDHLLDTLGLKLGPALKIRSQVLRRMGGALCMAAPPLAALPLQPPLEKHVERSCDVISPLTCTTELTQSPRVGECESLRPPAGHTPTSRSDMV, from the exons atgacccCGAGGGATCAGCTGAGGAAGATGACAGCGTTAGGAGAGCAGGATGATAAACACTGGTACAGACTGATGAACAGCATTTCTGTAGGAG aactGAGACAGAggcaggagatgatgatgaggaaccCCATGGCTTTGAACTCACAGGTTCTCTCTCAGACTCAGCAGAGACTGCAGCTGGAGCCGCGCTTCAtcgacag ggagctTGTCCCTCCCCATGACATGGTGTCATCTTCTGAGTCCCGCCCCCTGGCCCCCCCACTGCCCCCCCACTCCGCTGTCCTTGCAGGAAGAGCCTTCAGTTCAGCAG GAGGTTACAGCTTCCTCCCGCCTGATTCCATGGAAACAGTTGCTAGACGACAGGAGATCCTCCACAAACAGAACATAGCCAG GATGGAGATGAACGCCATCCTGCAGCAGAAGGAGCTGGAGAACCAGCAGAAGACGTTACTGAGCAACATGGAGAACCCGCTGGTGTACCAGCACCTCACACATCCTGGTCCTGCCGTCTTCAGAGGACGCCATCGTCTCCATGACAACCACGACGTCTTCGACCTCCACGCCAACGGCTTCCTGATGTCCGGCCCGTATCCACCGATCGGCGCTCTGCAGAGGGAGAGGGGGCGGCGCCCCGGCAGGAGAGCGACCAATCAGAAGTTTTCGGACAGCGGCGTTGCGTTTCAGCCGGAGAGGAACCAGGCCGAGGAGAAGAACGTGGACGAGAGTCCTGGAGGAGCTTCAGGAGAGGAGAAGGAACAGGAAGCGGAGGGAAGAGTGGAGACTAGCAGTgaggctaatgctaatgctaaacatCAGCCTGCTAAAGTGGAGCTAACAGGAAGGAAAGGCTACAGAAATGGAGAACagaataaagtgtgtgttagcGCACAGACGGGCTGCACGCATACCGACACCGCTAACATCAGCGTCGCTAACGGCGACAAGGACATGGACAAGTTCCTGTTCCCGCCCACCACACCTCTCTCAGCGTTCTCCTACGTGTTCCCCCTGGGAGGGAACACGCTACTGCCCCCTG caCACGCTAACGTGTTCCTGAACCCGGATGAGATCTCAGCAGTGGAGGATCTTCGTAAGTGGACTGTTGATGATGTTTACAACTTCATTAGTAACATCCCGAGCTGTTCAGAACAcgctcag ATGTTTAAGGATCACATGATCGATGGAGAAACTTTACCGCTGCTCACAGAAGACCATCTACTGGACACACTGGGGCTGAAGCTGGGACCTGCTCTCAAAATACGCTCTCAG gtgttacGACGGATGGGCGGAGCTCTCTGCATGGCTGCCCCACCCCTCGCTGCTCTGCCCCTTCAGCCACCTCTGGAGAAACATGTAGAGAGATCGTGTGATGTCATTTCCCCTTTAACCTGCACCACCGAATTAACTCAGAGCCccagagtgggtgagtgtgagagcctCAGACCCCCTGCTGGACACACACCCACCTCCAGGAGTGACAtggtctga